The Paenibacillus beijingensis nucleotide sequence GCAAGCATCCTGTTTGAATCGAATTACAACATGGCAAGTTCTCATTTTCGCTATCAGCCGAAGCATCCGATGTCCAGAGAAAGGAAGGAACAGGATGGATTTGGTTAACGGATAGCGGCAAAATGCACTAGAGCGACCGCCGGCAAGCGGCAGCTTACCTTAAAGAACATACACAAACGGCCGCCCATTCTCGCAGGGCGGCCGTTTGCTGTCGCTTAAGGCGGTGAAGCCGCCGGATTGCTTTCTCTAAACTAAGGAAATAACAGCCATAGGGCAGGAGGGATAAGGAACAGCGCATAGACCGCGAGCTGCAAAGGACCGAGCCGGGAAGGGATGTGATCGTGGCCGCAGCCGCAGTCCGGTGCTCCGTGTCCAAGCCGGATTTGTACAGCTGCAAAAGCCTCGTACACGGATGCGGCGCCGAGCGTCAAAGCCGCAAGCTTGACCCAGATGACGTTGTAGCCTTCAATATACGAGTCGAGCCTTCCCGTATGGGCCAGCAGAGCGATGCCGGCGCTGTACAGGAACAGAGTGAGGGCACGCAAGCTGTGATGGATTAACGTGACGCGCCGGGCGGCAGACATCGGCAGTCCTCCTCGCCTTGATTTTATTTACCGGCAATCAAACGATTATCGGAAAAATAGGGTTTCCGCCAGCCAGGAACCGGCGAGTACGAACACTCCTGTCAGAGCGATCAGTCCCAGCACAATGCGGGCGCGGAAGACCGAATAAAGCATCAGCGCGCTCTTCATATCCATCATCGGACCGAATACGAGAAATGCGAGCAGCGCCCCTTTGTCAAAAATATCTTGAAAGGAGGCGGCAACAAACGCATCCGACGTGGAGCAGAGCGAAAGCAGAAAAGCGAGCCCCATCATAAACAAATGGGTGAACAGCGAATGAGCCGACAATTGTTCGAGCAGATTCCGCTCCACTCCCGTTTGCACGAATGCCGCCAGAGCGGCGCCGATAATGAGATATTTGCCCATATCGAAAAACTCGTCCGAAGCGTGGGAGATCACCGAAGCGATGCGGCCCCGGAGCGTTGCCGGGTGATCATGATCGTGATGGTCGTGATCATAACGATGGCTGTGACCATGGTCATGATGGTCATGATCGTGATGATGGCTGTGATCATGGTGATGATGGCGGCTGTCGTCGTAAGGGTGATTCCTCAGCGGATCATGCCGGATCGTCCGGTAAAGGACAATGCCGGCGGCGATCGATACGGCAAAAGCGAGACCGATCCGGGTGTATGCCATCGCGGGCAGTGAGCGGAAAGCGGTGTACGTGGAATAGTACACGACCGGGTTGATGATCGGACCTGCGATTATGTACACCATTCCGATATAAGCAGGCATCCCCTTCCGGATCAGCCGGCGCACGACGGGAACCATACCGCATTCGCATATTGGAAAAAGCAGTCCGAGCAAGCTCCCGAACAGGATGGCGGCGGCAGGATGGCGCGGGGTAAGCCTGCGAATTTGCCGGTCGGTCACGAATACTTGCAAAAGGGCTGAAAATAGAACGCCAAGCAGCACGAAAGGAACGGCTTCCAAAATAATGCCGGCGAACGCCGTCTTGAACGCGTTCAGCCCGTCGGGGGCCAGGTGCAGATCGCGGCGGGCGATAAGCAGTGCCGCCGCAGCAGCGCCGGCAGCGGCCAGCGCTGTTATTGGCGTGCGAATCCGGGATGGTACCATTGGGCATCCTCTCTTTTTTTTACATCATTGGACAGCTTCAAATCATCGGTCGTTCCAGTGTATGCCTCCCATGGATGATTTAGGACAGCCCTGCCTTGACTTTTTGCGGGCGGGAGTTATAATCGTTGTAAATGGCGATGACAGGAAGAAGTAAGCACGGGAGCATGATCCTCCAGAGAGCCGGTGACAGCTGAGAGCCGGCGGATCGCCCGCGGCCGAAATGGGTCCTGGAGCCGGGAGCGGAACTGCTGCGGCTGCTGTCCTTAAGCGGACGGCGGAGCGGATGACGGCTCGGAAGCAGCAACCTTCCGACCGGATATTCGCGGAACTATGCCCCGCGCGGGTTGCTTTCCGGAATGTTCCACGTTACGGAACGATAAGGTTTGAACTTGCCCGGCATGAACGTGTCCCCAAGATGCGGCAATGAGGCGGTTCGAACGAATTAGGGTGGCACCACGGTCTCTCGTCCCTTGCGGCGGGGGCCTTTTTTGCGTTTCAATACGAACCTATTAAAGAAAAGGGTGGATGGAAGATGAAAAGGGTGCTGTCGGGCATTCAACCGAGCGGTCAGCTGACGCTTGGCAACTATATCGGAGCGCTGCAAAATTTTGTGAAACTGCAGCATACGCACGAATGTTATTTTATGGTAGTGGATCTGCACGCCATTACAGTGCCGCAGGAGCCTGCGGCGCTGCGCGAGCAGAGCGAGTCGGTGGCCGCGCTCTTTGTCGCTGCCGGCATCGATCCGGACAAAGCGGCCGTATATATGCAATCCCATGTTCCCTCGCATGCGGAGCTGGGATGGCTGCTGACGACGCTCACGTATATGGGCGAGCTCGAGCGGATGACGCAGTTTAAGGATAAGTCGGAGGGCAAGGAGTCCGTCGGAGCGGGTCTGTTCGTTTATCCGGCACTGATGGCGGCAGATATTCTCATTTATAACTCCGATCTGATCCCGGTAGGAGAGGACCAGAAGCAGCACCTGGAGCTGACGCGCGATCTGGCGCAGCGCTTCAACTCCCGCTACGGCGATTTCTTCACCATTCCGGAGCCGTATATTCCGAAGGTCGGGGCGCGCATTATGTCGCTCGACGACGCGAGCAAAAAAATGAGCAAGAGCAACCCGAACCCTGGCAGCTATATTGCGCTGCTCGATTCGCCGGATGTGATCCGCAAAAAAATAAGCCGGGCGACAACCGATTCCGGAAGGGAAGTCGTTTACGATCCGGCAAACAAGCCGGAAGTGAGCAACCTGATGGGTATTTACGCGCAGGTGTCCGGACTCTCGCTGCAGGAAGTACAGGACCGTTACGAGGGTCAGGGATACGGAGCGTTCAAAAAAGAGCTGGCCGAGCAGATCGTTGCGGCTCTCGAGCCGCTTCAGGCGCGCTACAACGAAATCCGCAGCTCCGGAGCGGTTCACGATATTTTGAAGCAGGGTGCGGACAAAGCCGCCGCTGTCGCGGACCGGACGCTGGCCGAAGTGAAGCGGCGCATGGGGTTCCTTCCGCCCCGCTAGGGTGCCGTTTGACAGCCGGCCGCCGCATTTCAAGCTTCGCGGCCATAGGCCGCCGCTTTATTTACGGCGCAGCCGGGATTTGATCATAAAGCCGAAGCCGATGAACATGAACGTGAACAAGGTCATACCGATCGCAGGCCAGGCGCCGAAGCTGATCGATATGGCGGTAGCCGTCATAAGCAGCGTCGATATGACGGCATAAACAAGGGCAAAAGGCTTGGACATAGCGAAATTACCTCCTGAATAAAAAAATGATGATATTTTCAAAACGGGTAGAATAGAACTTCTTAAACGGAGCATAATAAGCTTGCAAGCTTGCAACACATCACAGTGCATACATCGAAAGGAGAAATTCCTATGGCAGGCGGATCCCGTAGCAGCAACACTTTGGTAGTACCTGGTGCAAAGCAGGCTTTGGAACAATTGAAATTTGAAGCCGCGCAAGAACTGGGCGTACAAATTCCAGCTGACGGTTATTATGGCAACGTTGCAACTCGTGATGCAGGCTCCCTCGGAGGATATATCACGAAACGTCTGGTGCAAATTGCCGAACAACAACTGTCCGGCGGTCAGTTCCGTTAATCGTAACGAAATACAAAGAAGAAGCTCAAGGGAAACCTTGGGCTTTTTCTATGATGTTCGACCCGCTTGAATCAAAATGGCGCCCCTTCCATTGTGACGGAAGGGGCGCTTCGCGGTCAATACGTATTCATCCGCAGCCGCTTTTGCAGTCGTTCATCGCTCAGCCAGCCGACGTAGGAGCCGAGCGTCTTATAGTCGGAATCCATCACCAGAACGCCCACCATCGGATACTGCTTGCGGCGGCGGTATCTGACATCCGCCCACCGAACTTCATAACCCCAGGAATGCTCCAGCACCTCCGCGCTGGCGTATGAGGTGAAATGAAGAAAGGCTTGAATCGAGACGTCGCGCTTTGAAATTTCGACGGCGGGATGATCGGAGCAGCTGGCGAAATCGGCCCACTTCAACTTGCCGCCCCGGAAATCGCCGACACGGAAGCTGCCGTCCTTCATCCGTTTCACGACATTCCAGTCAAACAGCGATACGGTCGGAATGAGAAGATACTCTTCGCCGTCCGCCGCTTCCGCGTCGGCCTTGAGCAAGGCGGCTGACTGCCGTCTATGCTCGAATGTCCGCCACACATAATAGAGAGCGGTAAAACCGTACAATACCGGGAATATGATGCGCGGATCGGCAAAGTCGAACGCCCACAGCAGCAGCGCCATCACATGGGTTGTAAAAATGACGGGATCGAAAATGTGGATGATGTTCCAAGCAATCCACTGCTGCGAGAACGGGCGCGCCGCCTGAGTCCCGTACGTATTGAACAGATCGGAGAAGATATGCACCAAGACCGCGAGCAGCACCCAGCCGCCGACATGCAGCCACGGCAATCCGCGAAATCCGATTTGCAGCGCTGCCGTAATAAGCACCGTCCAAATGACGATTGCCGGAAGCGAGTGCGTAATTCCTCTATGGTTGCGGATATAAGCGGCATTGCTTTTCAGCCGCAGGAAACTGTCGAAATCAGGTGCCTGCGAACCGACAACGGTCCCGATTAAAACAGCCGAAAAAACGACCGGACTGTTATAAACGACAGGGTCGACTGTTGCGAGGCCGGCGAGACCGAGACCGACGACAAAATGTGTTCCGGAATCCATTAGGGGCATGCCTCCCGAATTAAAGATACTGGCGCTTCAAATTAGTATTTCCTTTCCTGCCGTCTTGTATGTCGGGACAAAAGCTGCGGGTCGCAAAAAAAAGAACGCTCCGGCGAGCGTTCTTCGGATCATTGTTTAACGACCGGCAGTGCCGATGGTGGCTGTCGCAGTCGAGGCCGGAGTCGATGCCGGCGTCGCAGACGTCGAAACCGGTGTGAGGTTGCTGACGACCGAGCCTTGGAACGGATATTGATAAGCGATCGGTCCTTCGAAGGTGACGTAATCCAGGTTCAGCGTCAACAGCAAAAACCGCATGCCGGTCGTCGGATCGCTGATAATGATATGATCGCGTCCGGCCGCTTCGATGATGCCGCGAAAAATTTTGGCGTTCCATTCGCGGTTATTTTCATACGTCATATAAAAAGTCGCCATTTTGCCGCGGTTTAATCGAAGTATGTTTTCCACATAAGATTCTTCGACGGCGGGCAATGTATTAATGGTCCCTCCGGAAGGAGTGACGATAGCACCGGATGGAACCGCAGGCGGCATGCCGGTCGCCGCCCCTTGTACGGATGTCGGATAAGGCATTTGATTCGCGAGCGGCGAAACCGGATAAGGCACCTGCATGGAAGGGCCGATATTAGGACGGAAATTGCCGCCGTACCCAAACCCTGCATCAAAACCGGTGCTAGCAGGACTGACCGAAGTTGGATAACCGTAACCGTATGACATGAATAAAATCCCCGCTTTCATATGATGATGGAATCGGCCGTAAAGCTTAGATTCCGTGTTTCTTCTTATTTAAAAGCATCATGATGCATGTAAGTATCCGTCCTCAGTATACTTTCGGGCAATTTGCCGCCGATGGCGCAAAGAAGCAGTGCGCTTTAAACCGTCCGGTATTGGCTTGATTGTACCAGGTGGAAGGACAGTTGCCCGCCGGCTTGAAAAACCAGAGCGCGTTGGATGCGGGATGCTGCCGCTCGCCGTTGATGACGCGCTGGGCCAGCTTGATTTCGCTGGAGCGGGCTTTCTGATAAAAGTAACTTTTTTGAACCGCTTCGTAACCGCCCGGACTTTGGTACACCATATCGGGGACGGACCGGATGTTGCGGAAATCAAGACAGTTGCTCCGGATGCGGTTAACGCCGACATTGCCGACCATCAGCATGCCAAGCTCGCCCTCACCTTCGGCTTCGGCCCGGAGCAGCCGGGCAAGCAGCTGAACATCCGAGGAATTCGCTTTGATAACGGCCATAGAATTCGTATCGCTCCTTTCGTGAAACGTGACGTGCTGCACCAGCCCGACTGGGCTTTTGACTACATCCTTAATCTATGCCTAAGATCACATTTGGTTCCTCAATTCGTCAAATTATCGCCATTTGTATTCGTCAAATTATTGAACATGTCCGCATCTCGTTGTCAGCGCGTTTTTTTTCCGGTATCATTAGAGCGTTCATAAACTGAAGCTATTAGCGCCTTCGCGCTTTGCCGCTATAATAAACAGGAGGCTCACGCTGTGCTTAAAGATTTTATTGCCCTCACGAAGCCCCGGATCGTGCAGATGAACGCGTTTGCAGCATTCGGCGGATTCTGGGTTGCGTCAAAATGGGATATTAAC carries:
- a CDS encoding permease → MVPSRIRTPITALAAAGAAAAALLIARRDLHLAPDGLNAFKTAFAGIILEAVPFVLLGVLFSALLQVFVTDRQIRRLTPRHPAAAILFGSLLGLLFPICECGMVPVVRRLIRKGMPAYIGMVYIIAGPIINPVVYYSTYTAFRSLPAMAYTRIGLAFAVSIAAGIVLYRTIRHDPLRNHPYDDSRHHHHDHSHHHDHDHHDHGHSHRYDHDHHDHDHPATLRGRIASVISHASDEFFDMGKYLIIGAALAAFVQTGVERNLLEQLSAHSLFTHLFMMGLAFLLSLCSTSDAFVAASFQDIFDKGALLAFLVFGPMMDMKSALMLYSVFRARIVLGLIALTGVFVLAGSWLAETLFFR
- a CDS encoding DUF5325 family protein, with product MSKPFALVYAVISTLLMTATAISISFGAWPAIGMTLFTFMFIGFGFMIKSRLRRK
- a CDS encoding cell wall hydrolase gives rise to the protein MAVIKANSSDVQLLARLLRAEAEGEGELGMLMVGNVGVNRIRSNCLDFRNIRSVPDMVYQSPGGYEAVQKSYFYQKARSSEIKLAQRVINGERQHPASNALWFFKPAGNCPSTWYNQANTGRFKAHCFFAPSAANCPKVY
- a CDS encoding alpha/beta-type small acid-soluble spore protein; the protein is MAGGSRSSNTLVVPGAKQALEQLKFEAAQELGVQIPADGYYGNVATRDAGSLGGYITKRLVQIAEQQLSGGQFR
- a CDS encoding metal-dependent hydrolase, whose amino-acid sequence is MDSGTHFVVGLGLAGLATVDPVVYNSPVVFSAVLIGTVVGSQAPDFDSFLRLKSNAAYIRNHRGITHSLPAIVIWTVLITAALQIGFRGLPWLHVGGWVLLAVLVHIFSDLFNTYGTQAARPFSQQWIAWNIIHIFDPVIFTTHVMALLLWAFDFADPRIIFPVLYGFTALYYVWRTFEHRRQSAALLKADAEAADGEEYLLIPTVSLFDWNVVKRMKDGSFRVGDFRGGKLKWADFASCSDHPAVEISKRDVSIQAFLHFTSYASAEVLEHSWGYEVRWADVRYRRRKQYPMVGVLVMDSDYKTLGSYVGWLSDERLQKRLRMNTY
- the gerQ gene encoding spore coat protein GerQ translates to MSYGYGYPTSVSPASTGFDAGFGYGGNFRPNIGPSMQVPYPVSPLANQMPYPTSVQGAATGMPPAVPSGAIVTPSGGTINTLPAVEESYVENILRLNRGKMATFYMTYENNREWNAKIFRGIIEAAGRDHIIISDPTTGMRFLLLTLNLDYVTFEGPIAYQYPFQGSVVSNLTPVSTSATPASTPASTATATIGTAGR
- a CDS encoding DUF1980 domain-containing protein is translated as MSAARRVTLIHHSLRALTLFLYSAGIALLAHTGRLDSYIEGYNVIWVKLAALTLGAASVYEAFAAVQIRLGHGAPDCGCGHDHIPSRLGPLQLAVYALFLIPPALWLLFP
- the trpS gene encoding tryptophan--tRNA ligase, whose protein sequence is MKRVLSGIQPSGQLTLGNYIGALQNFVKLQHTHECYFMVVDLHAITVPQEPAALREQSESVAALFVAAGIDPDKAAVYMQSHVPSHAELGWLLTTLTYMGELERMTQFKDKSEGKESVGAGLFVYPALMAADILIYNSDLIPVGEDQKQHLELTRDLAQRFNSRYGDFFTIPEPYIPKVGARIMSLDDASKKMSKSNPNPGSYIALLDSPDVIRKKISRATTDSGREVVYDPANKPEVSNLMGIYAQVSGLSLQEVQDRYEGQGYGAFKKELAEQIVAALEPLQARYNEIRSSGAVHDILKQGADKAAAVADRTLAEVKRRMGFLPPR